In Bos indicus x Bos taurus breed Angus x Brahman F1 hybrid chromosome 21, Bos_hybrid_MaternalHap_v2.0, whole genome shotgun sequence, one DNA window encodes the following:
- the TLNRD1 gene encoding talin rod domain-containing protein 1 has translation MASGSAGKPSVEAASPAPASAVGGASSQPRKRLVSVCDHCKGKMQLVADLLLLSSEARPVLFEGPASSCAGAESFEQCRDTIIARTKGLSILTHDVQSQLNMGRFGEAGDSLVELGDLVVSLTECSAHAAYLAAVATPGAQPAQPGLVDRYRVTRCRHEVEQGCAVLRATPLADMTPQLLLEVSQGLSRNLKFLTDACALASDKSRDRFSREQFKLGVKCMSTSASALLACVREVKAAPSELARSRCALFSGPLVQAVGALVGFATEPQFLGRAAAVSAEGKAVQTAILGGAMSVVSACVLLTQCLRDLAQHPDGGAKMSDHRERLRNSACAVSEGCTLLSQALRERSSPRTLPPVNSNSVN, from the coding sequence ATGGCTAGCGGCAGcgctgggaagcccagtgtcgAGGCGGCTTCTCCGGCTCCAGCGAGCGCCGTCGGTGGGGCCTCGTCGCAGCCGCGTAAGAGGCTGGTGTCCGTCTGTGACCACTGCAAAGGCAAGATGCAGCTGGTGGCCGACTTGCTGCTGCTGTCGAGTGAGGCGCGGCCCGTGCTCTTCGAGGGCCCCGCATCCTCTTGCGCCGGCGCCGAGTCCTTTGAGCAGTGCCGGGACACCATCATCGCGCGCACCAAGGGGCTCTCCATCCTCACCCATGACGTGCAGAGCCAGCTCAACATGGGCCGCTTCGGGGAGGCAGGGGACAGCCTGGTGGAGCTGGGAGACCTGGTGGTTTCCCTGACCGAGTGCTCCGCCCACGCGGCCTATCTGGCGGCCGTGGCCACGCCGGGCGCGCAGCCCGCGCAGCCGGGCCTGGTGGACCGCTACCGCGTGACACGCTGCCGCCACGAGGTGGAGCAAGGCTGCGCCGTGCTGCGCGCCACCCCGCTGGCCGACATGACCCCGCAGCTTCTGCTCGAGGTGTCGCAGGGCCTGTCGCGCAACCTCAAGTTCCTGACGGACGCGTGCGCCCTGGCTAGCGACAAGTCCCGGGACCGCTTCTCGCGTGAGCAGTTCAAGCTGGGCGTCAAGTGCATGAGCACCAGCGCGTCGGCGCTGCTGGCCTGCGTGCGCGAGGTGAAGGCGGCGCCGAGCGAGCTGGCGCGGAGCCGCTGCGCGCTCTTCAGCGGGCCGCTGGTGCAGGCGGTTGGCGCCCTGGTGGGCTTCGCCACCGAGCCGCAGTTCCTGGGTCGCGCGGCGGCCGTGAGCGCCGAGGGCAAGGCGGTGCAGACCGCCATCCTGGGAGGCGCCATGAGCGTGGTGTCGGCCTGCGTGCTCCTGACCCAGTGCCTCAGGGATCTGGCGCAGCACCCCGACGGGGGCGCCAAGATGTCGGACCACAGGGAGAGGCTGAGGAACTCGGCCTGCGCCGTGTCTGAAGGCTGCACCCTGCTATCTCAGGCTTTAAGGGAGAGGTCTTCGCCCAGGACTTTACCGCCAGTGAATTCCAATTCTGTGAATTAG